The genomic segment GAGATTCCGAGAGGAGAATCCGATAGAACgggaaaaattataatttttatcatCTAACTTGTTTTGTCCGGTAAATTGGCTTTTTTTGTTTTATAGTTATTTTTCATTGTAATCTCTGAAGTGACATTTGACTCATTAACATTAATGTCTAACGTCACATGAGCATTTATAATGAAAAAGAATGAAAgtgaaaattaagaaaaatttacTGAACTAATTAAATTtggagtaggtttcttgtgaaacggtcttacgaatcttaatctgtgagacgagtcaactttaccgatattcacattaaaaagtaatactcttagcataaaaaataatattttttcatgaatgacccaaataaaaaattcgactcacaaaatacgacccgcgaGACTgtttcacataagtttttgccttatatCTGCAACTCGAAAACATTAAGAAACTAAAGTTCAAAATGCCCAATAATTACAGTTATTTACTGAATTGTGGTTCTcagaatttatttttatttacacttttaaatatttaaaaaacacaaataaagaaataagcaaaataaataaaagtttcTTACACAACATCATATAAAGTGAGTCCAACTAATATTATACTAAATACCAAACTAGAGAAATGatatcaactcaaatatttttatttcaaatcccAATATTTAATAAGATCGAATCTTTGTTATAATTCTTTTTacttttgaaataaattaaaagtttaGTTTAAATACATTATGTTAATATTTTAGTTTAAATACATGTTTTTAATTATCTTTTTTTCACCTTATGTTATAACTTGATTTTGATTCTTATTCTTTTCGACCAGAAGAGTTTTGATTCTCTGATTTACAATCTGTAATTTTGAACCCTTATAATCCCTGACGTCACAAATCTCTATCTTTTATAAGAACTAACAgaaaaagatatatatatatatatatgcgtgtTCAATTCCCCACAAAATCTGGTACTTAATTAAATTgggtaattttatttttagttccTATTATCCGTTTTCCATTAAGATTTAACTATGAATTAATATTAATTGGTGATTAAATACGTCTAAAAATCGTAATCAAGTAACTCAAGTGCACTAGCTAGTATATGGAAAACTTGAAAGCAAAATTAGAAAAATATCATCAGCCATACTAAGTTCATGTTAAACTGAGGAGCTCTGAAAATTCTGAATCACATTCATTGTTTAGCAAAAAGGAAGATCAAATATCCGACACACACATAACTTTGATCTTGAGATATTTCAATGTACACATGTTAGAAAGTTGTTTCCACCCTATGTTTAAATGAAAAGTGCATGCCTAAGACACAAGAAGCAAAAACACTATGAATCCTTCAACGATCCCAAGCAAGATATTAACCAACCTCTTATGCACCACAAACACTGAATTCCCATCAGCAATCATAACCGGAAACTGACACTTATCATCCGAAGGATCAATGTCCGTGGTCATACCCAAACCCGCGAAATCACAATCCCATTCATTCTGATTCTTGAATTGATAGTACATGTTAAAAGCATAAGAAGCATTTCCTTGTACGCTCAAGTGGTTACACGAAGAACCGTAGCCTAAAGCCGTGCAATCGGATAAACCACAGGCATAATCAATGTTTTGAGCCAAATCTTGATCCGTATCCTTAACATGAGGGTTTAAGACACACCACCTTCTTAACATATATCTCACGTCTTGTACCGCGGCTAAACCTTTGTTTCCTTGATAACCCCACAAGTCCAACTCGTATTTCGGCTTCCCGTCGAATTCGAATATTCCCCAATGCCTCTCAAAGCTTCCGGGCTCTATGCTTTTTGTGTTCTCGTCGATAAGGCTAAACAAGTAGACGTTTAACTTTCCTTTCCTGGCCGGTGTTCCCTCTTCACTCAAAGCATGCTGGATCAACCCTTGGTTGAATCTTTTCGCGTTTTGAACATTCGCGTGCTTGTCACCATCGGTTGGCCACCCTACTTCTCCGATTATGATTTTCATGTCAGGGTATCCTGCTTTAGTCATGGCCCAAACTAAAGTATCGAAATTTGCATCGAACACATTCGTGTAAACGTACTCTCCATCTTTGATCGGTTTATTCGATCCATCGAAAAAAGCAAACTCCAGAGGGAAGTAGGAGTTCCCATAGAGACTTAAAAAGGGATAGATGTTCACCACAAATGGTGCATCGTTAGAGTACAAATATTGGATGATTTGAACTGTGAGATCGCGTATTTCGGGCCTAAAGTCACCAGCAGAAGGAACTTGATTCGACTCGGGCGAGTAGTATACATCAGCATTAAATGGGACAGTTGCTTTGATTTGTGAACCCAGCCCGGCCCGGTTAATCGCCTCCTGTATGTTTTTCAGTGCCGGGAATGTGTGTGGAAGGTATGTGTCGTTGTAAGTTTTGAGAAAAGGCTCATTCCCCACAGCTACATATCTGCAAGAATTTTTCCATGAAAAATCCCAGAAAATTAgaaaagaaatggagaaaaatgaTTGGAAAACACGTTGAAATTTTGTAGCTTTCCCAAGAAAAGAGGAAAAAGCTAAAGAAAAGGGAGAATTTGGCAAGAATATCACTTTGAAAACGAAATTAAATTTCTGAATCATTATTTAGGCCCCCTTAAATAAAACTGCTAACTCCACAATATCCGATTTTTATGGGTGCTAAACAAAAGAATACTTGCAGAGGATTGAGCAAACAAAACCTGATATTGACTCCTCCGGGATATGCATATGCAGTGAGATTTGCTTCAACCCAAGAAGCCGCCGCCCCATAGTGCAGGCTCATCTCTTTGAGCATGTAATTTGGCACAGCGAGCATGACTTGAATATCCGTCCCACATAATGCTTGCAATATCGTGTCATCCGCCTCGAATAGCTTCACCTTATCGAACCCATTTTCTTTTAGCATTTCGACCACGCTTCGCGCAGGTAACTGATGAGTCGCCATGGTACCCCAATTCACTCCCATGCTACTACTTGCCAGTTTAGCCATGCCCCAGACCATGATCAtgatatacaacaaaatcaaccGATTCTTGTTCTCGTAAATCTGCAAGTGTTCTCCCTCCATTACATATAAAAATCCTTGATATATATGCCTGTCTATAAACAcacacgtatatatatatattctactTGTTCTTAGACAAATTCCGCAAGTTGAAACTTGAAAGCTCTAAGGTTCTTGACAATACTcgtaaatttatttttcttggtGGGATTTTCACGTCTCTTTCCTCACAAATTCTTGGTTTCTTGACTTTGAAATAGAGAAAGGGTGGGTTTTGTAAACATGAGGAAGATTGACCACAAGACAGTATAAAGAATGGGAGAGAATAAAAAAGGAAAACATAACAGATTGGCTCTTTATTCTGTTATTCAGTTATGTCCGTAGACTCACACTAAAGTGAAGGAAGTGTAGTCTCCAGTCTTTTGAGTAAAATAATAATGGACTACTACTTTTTACTCTGTTAAAAACTTGCCACATATATGTTTATCCAAACTCATCTTTGGGTTAAACCACAATCTGAGTAATAGGGATGTTTTATTTCGCCTTATTTAGTATATGTATGAAATTTACCTTTGTTTTAGTCTGCAGCTACAATAAGATAAAACAAAGCTTtttcaaaaaaacaaaacaaaacaaaataaagCAAAATCTTTGAAAATGAATTTTTGTCATTCTAGTTTGTCATAATCAGTTGTATCCTGACAAAAATTTGCAACGAAGGTCAGTGGACGTAGTTCGGTCTGTTTTTAGAGCCAACCACTATTTTTTCATATGACTTTAAGGTATTTCACGGAACTCATTTGTGCTAagtatttgataaaattaaCTCAGTTTATATACTGTCGAATTACCCAAATTATAGGAATGAAAAGTGTGATAGTTTTTTTAGAGTATGTCTTTGTGAGACGTTTGTGTCaacctactgatattcacaataaaaagtaatacccttagcataaaaagtaatatttttttcattaatgacccaaataaaagatccctctcacaaaatacgacccctgagaccgtctcacacaagtttttacctagtTTTAATATGTTTTCTCCTTTCAGCAACATTCGTCTCATCCTCTGGATCATTAGAAAAGACCGATCATatatataaagataaagattagATCACAAGGATAGCCCCACTAATTTCAAAGATttttaacttaaaaataatttttgtgtACGTACTCGATTCAATTCTTAATTAACACCCTTTATGAATAATTGTGTGATGAAAAATAACTTTAATCAAAataataaactttaaacaagtaaaataaattattctttacaAATAAATTCTGAATCATTCACAGAAGATaatgcatgcattcaaaatgtATACTTTCCAGCCAAAATCTACGTGTTACATCGGGTGCAACCTTCCTTTGTGTCTTTAATTTTACTTTTTTATACAAAGTTTGAGCCTTTTTCGCCTTTTCCAATCGTCAGACACAAGTTTTCTCAAAGCCATGTTGCAATTCCAGTTAAGGACTCTTATCTTCAAAATTCTAACTTTTAACAAAAGCAACTCAACTCTAGATTTAAGCTTGGGATATTCGGATTAACAATACTAAAATCAAATAGGCGATATTATATTCTGAAAAATTTAGGAATAAAATTTCCATGACATTAAATCTCATACTGTTAGAAATCAAAAGTTTAGTCTGTTTCAAAGAGATGAAAAAGCATTCTTATTACATAATTAAAACTAGCTAGTGGGCCGATCGCATGTGACCCGTATAAAAAATGGAGAAGgaagtaattttttttgttttaaaatgaaAGTTATCCATTTTTCAAATTGAAATGATATGTGAGAAAATATATATGATGAAAAGATAAAAGCGGAATAtggataattaaaaattattttttgaattataaaaaataattctgCCAAATATATCAAACGTTGTTTACTCTATATGTTGAATGTAATAATTGTCTCTGTTGGTCAAAGTAATCGAAATGTGGTAATTTAGATGTTGtatgatttaaaagatttgaattgtacCGTTACCACCATCTATATTTTGGTAAGACAGAAATCGCTCGGTCTTAAAATTGGTATCAAAACCAACATGTTCGATTCTCACTGATTATAAGaaatgcaattattgggaggaaaATTGTAGGATACAATAATTGTCCTTACTGTTTAGAGCAATCGAAACTTTGTACTTGAGTTGTTGTACGGttgaaaagatttgagttgcattgtTACCATCAGctataaattttgataaaatgaCAAACGCTCGATTCTACAATAAATGATGATTAAATCTAATTAATAGTATATAGATGGTAGATAATGGAAAAATGCAATTTTGATCCTTTATATGTGTTTTTTTACGATTTTGATCATATATGtaatcaaatttcaatctttgtttgtttgtttttttttttttttttgctgttttaattttttttttattagacTTTGATGTTGTGTTGGCATGTATAAACCCACATCAGTACTAATAagaaaaaatgacaaaaattgCTGAAAATTTAATATACATGCATGACTAAAACTTAAGTCAGATAATTTAAATGatcaaaatcataaaaaaaatacaaatatacAGAAAAATATtgaaactaattaaaatacacaaCACCAGAAATATAGCAACTTAATACATGTTTCAGGTTCAATAGGTGTAGAAAAAAATGGCACTTATCAATAGGCGAAAATGATGTCCTTAACGGTTTCTTAAAGCTTAACCCGAGGCATGATAGACTCGTACACGATGGCTTTctcggtttctttctttctttattttgagCTAAAAGAGGGGTTTGTTATTATCGAGTCTCAAACCTGAAAACTCATGGCAATTAATTTGGGTGGTGCCTGCAGATTGGCTCCTTTATATTTTTGGGGGAGACATTTAGCCTTTCCAAAATGTGAACGAAGAGctttaaaataacaaaactTACGAGGGAAGGGATTCCATCACTGATTGTTTGGGTAATTGTAAACAAATGATGACTCGATAGGATATAATTAGTTAATTGTCTGGTTTGAATGATTGACGGCAATACTAAATCTAAAATATTGTATAAAGTGGTTATAAATTTTTCTCCATCAACTTTTGTTATGTGTTATTTCGTTAAGGTTATACAACACATCCAGCTGAAACAGGCAAGTACGAGATTATCCATTAATGCCATCGTCCTCAAATGCCCACACGCAAAATCAACCTTTTATTTTCTATTTGTCAAATGGTTTTAGTTCACTAAAATCTAAAGGAAAAAAAATGCTAGTAATCTAACTCAgtgaaaaaaaattacatttttagtTATGTAGCttgaattttgttatttttttattttggtcaTGATATTAGTCAATTCACGATTTTGTTCAACTAATCtgcacatttttttaaaaaaaaatatgtttttcacCAGGGTCCTGATGTGGCATCGAGACGACACATAAAAATGTCGGAGGTCATGTCATCATTTTTCAACGTCTCATCGGCACTCTGGtaaaaaagactaaaattgaaaaaattagtGAAATATAATTGTGAATTATCCGATAATATGCCCAGAATTGAAAATTGTGTAAATTACCGAACCAACAATGTAATTTTCCCCCTCGTTTTGGGTTAGTCCATTGAGTATTcaaaatttgatatataattttgattaatCTTTTAGTCACATTTCACTGAAGTGGTGATGTATCACCAGAAAATACTAATGTGAAACCAAAAATTGTTGATGTTTCGCTTGAAAATGCTGGTATGTGAACACGCCATGTTAGCAAATTCATGAATCAAAATAGCCCAAAATTAAAATTAGTTAATTATAGCAAAGTTTGATGAGTTATGGAccaaaaacttttttttttaaaaaaaaaagacaagttaatgagaaaaaaaatttaaaagaaaaaatttcatttcccaaattttaaatttttttgcatATCATTATTTCGATTTTGCACTAGTGGTAATAGTATAATATGGTGCATGGACCCCAAGTTGTTCCAAAATTACTGCCTTAATACAAAACAAATCCTTCAATTCGAAGGATTAAAGACGGTGTCCAATTTATGATGTTTAGATAGATAATTAAGTTTCGCCATCTGATATCGCTGAAATCGGTGATGCTAGCTGGGAGGTCAGATCCCTGCTTGGAGAGCTCGGATAAAACCTTTGAACGCTGTCTGGGAGGTCGGAACTTCACCTTGGGAGCTCGGATCAGACACCTCGAAATCCAGAAACACAAACAAGAGTGTTAGAAGGGGGCCGGAAGGTTGttccggcgtagcccctccgacgctcaagtcagaaaaCTGAGAGAGAAAACTGGGTGTGCAAAGAGAATGTGAAAAGTATGAAGAAGAAGTAGTGTTTTAAAGTTAACGAAACCTGTTATTTATAGGTGAACCGCAGAGTCCTAGTTTTGGTAGGTTTCGATCTTGAGAATCTTCGGAAGATTTGATTAGATCTTCACCCAGATTTGATTTAGATATCGTTAGATTTAATTCAGATCTTTAATGGGCTTTACTTTTCTGGGCTTTGATCTCTGCGGGCTACGCGCTTAATATCTGAGTAAGGGCTCTCGTAGGCATGAGCCCACGAGACGATAGGACCTCATGGGACCTCGGCTCGGGAGCTCGGCCGAGGGTTTCCGATCGTCCCGATAATACCTTCTTGGAGGTCGGCTCGGGAGGTCGGCCAAAGAGCTCGGCCAGGGAGGTCGGCTGACCTTTCCAATCGCTGGAAATTCCGATATGGGAGGTCGGCCAGAGATGACCTCCCGGATGACCTTAAGCTTCCTTCCGAATGCATGCTGGGCTTTGCTCTGAGATGGGCTATCGGGAGCGGGCCGAGCCCATCCTCCATCCGGGGGTATCACGAGTCCCCCCCTCGAGTCGAGCTGACGTTGAAAACCAGAAGCTCGTAGTGGCGTGAGCTCCCGGTTGCCCATGGTTATTTTGAGCTCAAGATCATTGAATCGTGCTGTATGACTGAGCGGCTGGATGAGCTGACGTCACAAACCGGAGGCTCATAGTTGCCTGATCTTGGTGGTCTTTGGCTGGACTGAGCTTAGAAGCTATTTGGCTATGCTGGCCTTCCGTGACAACATGTCAGTATGTCCTGATGTGATCGGCAAATCCTCTAGTCGAGCTGAGTCTTGGGCTTCCTCGACCGTCCTGGGCTATCCGATGAGCTCCCCTACTTACTCCGTTATGCCATAAAAGGCTATTCATTGCGCTGATCGGAAATATTCTTATGGGGCTGAGCTGAGACCACCGGTTCCGAGCTACACTGAATTATCCATTTATGACGTCTGCTGAGCTTGTGAAAAGCTGAGGCGTTCCACTATTAATTTTGCAGGTTCCCGACCTGAATACGAACCGACACTGCCACCTGTCAAGCCAAAAGTTGGTTGTACGATCTTCGAGAACATCCTAGCCGCCCACGTCACCCGAAATCAACGGTCCGATCTCCTCAAggtccctctataaataccatctcAAACCCCACTTAGTCACTCTTACGCTTGGATTTCTTCACCTCGGCTCCGACCCTCCACGCAATCTTCTCATTTTCCAACTCTCTGCCTTATTCCCCGACCTTCCGTAGGTACTGCTATCATGGTTTCCCCACACCCCTCTTCCTTGTCGACCTCCGAGGGGATATTCCGTGAGGTGGATCAGTACGACCCCCTCACGGAAGTCGCTTCGGGATCAGGTGGGTGTCCTGAGACTGAGGGGGTGAGCTCCCGCCTCGTTCCTGATGATGATGGGGCAGCCCTGAATCAGCTCAGTCTCAGTTATCCAGAGGAGCCAATCAGGACGTCCGACCCCTGGTTCGAGCTCCACCCTTCGTGGCTGGATACCTCGGATGAGCTCCGCATCCGAGCTATCTCGTGCGCCCCTGCCGATTATGATTTCATATTCCCTCACTCTGAGGAGCGAGCCAACAATCCCCCTCCTGGCTACTATACCTTCTATCAGGACCAATTAGAGGCTGGCCTTCGATTTCCACttccttctttctttcagcaGCTCAGCCAGTTTTACCAAATCCACCTCGGCCAATTCACTCCCAATGCTTTCCGTACCTTGTGCAATTATGTAGTTCTTTTCAAAGCCTTGGGCTATGAAGTCGACCCTCTTTCCTTCTCCCACTTCTACCTCCCTAAGAGGTCAGAGGAGGGCCCCTTTTATTTCTCAGCTCGGCCTAATTGTCAGTTTTTTGAGGGGGCCCCGAGCTCTAACAAACACTggaaaaaccattttttctttGTTCAGCCCTCCGATCAGTGGGACATCTGTTCTCAGTGGAGGGTTTCTCTTCCTGAGCTCCCATGCCCCCTCTCGGGCTTTCGTAAGAGCAGCACCTTTCTCGGGCCATTCGAGGCGATCAGGGGTCGGCGTTTCCATACACCCACTCTCTTAGCCGAGGACCTCTTGAGTTATTATGGGCTCAGCTCGGCCAAGATCACATCCCAAGGCAACGAGGGTATGGAACTTTAGCCCGACCCCTGCTGATCCCCTCACacacacatttttttttttttttttttttttactaaccTGAGCCACTGCTTTTGTCTCAGCTGCTAGAGTCATGAATGCCCTTATCAAAAAGGCTGAAGCCCGGAGGCAACAGAAG from the Primulina eburnea isolate SZY01 chromosome 3, ASM2296580v1, whole genome shotgun sequence genome contains:
- the LOC140828154 gene encoding glucan endo-1,3-beta-glucosidase 8; translated protein: MEGEHLQIYENKNRLILLYIMIMVWGMAKLASSSMGVNWGTMATHQLPARSVVEMLKENGFDKVKLFEADDTILQALCGTDIQVMLAVPNYMLKEMSLHYGAAASWVEANLTAYAYPGGVNIRYVAVGNEPFLKTYNDTYLPHTFPALKNIQEAINRAGLGSQIKATVPFNADVYYSPESNQVPSAGDFRPEIRDLTVQIIQYLYSNDAPFVVNIYPFLSLYGNSYFPLEFAFFDGSNKPIKDGEYVYTNVFDANFDTLVWAMTKAGYPDMKIIIGEVGWPTDGDKHANVQNAKRFNQGLIQHALSEEGTPARKGKLNVYLFSLIDENTKSIEPGSFERHWGIFEFDGKPKYELDLWGYQGNKGLAAVQDVRYMLRRWCVLNPHVKDTDQDLAQNIDYACGLSDCTALGYGSSCNHLSVQGNASYAFNMYYQFKNQNEWDCDFAGLGMTTDIDPSDDKCQFPVMIADGNSVFVVHKRLVNILLGIVEGFIVFLLLVS